A window of Taeniopygia guttata chromosome 14, bTaeGut7.mat, whole genome shotgun sequence contains these coding sequences:
- the DNAJA3 gene encoding dnaJ homolog subfamily A member 3, mitochondrial isoform X1 produces the protein MRGPSPPQGAQAQRRARAKMAAGCASRWVGAAAGRGAGNARPPLLLLLRGLRAPPARGPRRLLLLRAGLCAAGTKRAAAAAAAAFHSSAARAKEDYYQVLGVPRTATQKEIKKAYYQLAKKYHPDTNKDDPKAKEKFSQLAEAYEVLSDEVKRKQYDAYGTASFEAGAAGAGAGTGRQYWSSGPSIDPEELFRKIFGEFSGSPFGDFQTVFDQPQEYIMELTFTQAAKGVNKEIVVNIQDSCVRCDGKGHEPGTKAQRCHYCNGTGMETINTGPFVMRSTCRRCGGRGSIITTPCVVCRGTGQTKQKKTVMVPVPAGVEDGQTVRMPVGKKEIFITFRVQKSSVFRRNGADIHSDLLISIAQAVLGGTARCQGLYETINITIPPGIQPDQRIRMSGKGIPKVNSYGYGDHYIHIKIKVPQRLTDRQRALMMSYAEDEADVDGTVNGVTNTASGGRATASADAGGDRPEAQENKEGFLSKLKKMFTS, from the exons ATGCGCGGCCCGTCCCCGCCGCAGGGTGCGCAGGCGCAGCGCCGCGCGCGGGCCAAGATGGCGGCCGGGTGCGCGTCGCGCTGGGtcggggcggccgcggggcgcggggcggggaacgcgcggccgccgctgctgctgctgctccgcgggctccgcgccccgcccgcccgcggcccGCGCCGCCTCCTGCTGCTCCGCGCCGGGCTCTGCGCCGCTG GGACGAAAcgcgccgccgctgccgccgccgccgccttccACAGCAGCGCGGCCCGCGCCAAGGAGGACTATTACCAGGTGCTGGGGGTGCCCCGCACCGCCACGCAGAAGGAGATCAAGAAGGCCTATTACCAG ttgGCAAAGAAATACCACCCTGACACAAACAAGGATGATCCCAAAGCGAAGGAGAAGTTCTCTCAGCTGGCAGAAGCCTACGAG GTGCTGAGTGACGAGGTGAAGAGGAAGCAGTACGATGCCTACGGCACGGCGAGCTTCGAGGCCggcgcggccggggccggggctggcaCGGGCCGGCAGTACTGGAGCAGCGGCCCCTCCATTGACCCCGAGGAGCTCTTCAGGAAGATCTTTGGGGAGTTCTCAGGATCCCCTTTTGGCGATTTTCAGACTGTCTTTGACCAGCCACAGGAG TATATCATGGAACTGACGTTCACCCAAGCTGCAAAAGGTGTTAACAAGGAGATTGTGGTGAACATCCAGGACTCCTGTGTGCGCTGTGATGGCAAAGGACACGAACCTGGCACCAAAGCTCAGCGCTGTCACTACTGCAATGGCACGGGCATG GAGACGATCAACACGGGCCCGTTCGTGATGCGCTCCACGTGCCGGCGCTGCGGCGGCCGCGGCTCCATCATCACCACGCCCTGCGTCGTGTGCCGGGGCACGGGGCAGACCAAGCAGAAGAAGACAGTGATGGTTCCTGTGCCAGCTG GTGTTGAGGACGGGCAGACAGTTCGGATGCCTGtggggaagaaagaaattttcatTACATTCAGG GTTCAGAAGAGCTCTGTGTTCCGACGAAATGGAGCCGACATCCACTCGGATCTGCTGATCTCAATagctcaggctgtgctgggaggcaCAGCCCGCTGTCAAGGCTTGTATGAGACAATCAACATCACG ATACCCCCTGGTATTCAGCCAGACCAGAGAATTCGAATGAGTGGGAAAGGCATTCCCAAGGTGAACAGCTATGGCTATGGAGACCACTACATCCACATAAAGATAAAAGTTCCTCA GAGGCTGACGGATCGCCAGCGAGCCTTAATGATGAGCTACGCCGAGGACGAGGCCGACGTGGACGGCACCGTGAACGGGGTCACCAACACAGCGTCAG GTGGCAGGGCCACGGCTAGCGCTGACGCAGGCGGGGATAGGCCTGAGGCTCAGGAGAACAAGGAGGGATTCCTTTCCAAACTTAAGAAAATGTTTACCTCCTGA
- the DNAJA3 gene encoding dnaJ homolog subfamily A member 3, mitochondrial isoform X2: protein MRGPSPPQGAQAQRRARAKMAAGCASRWVGAAAGRGAGNARPPLLLLLRGLRAPPARGPRRLLLLRAGLCAAGTKRAAAAAAAAFHSSAARAKEDYYQVLGVPRTATQKEIKKAYYQLAKKYHPDTNKDDPKAKEKFSQLAEAYEVLSDEVKRKQYDAYGTASFEAGAAGAGAGTGRQYWSSGPSIDPEELFRKIFGEFSGSPFGDFQTVFDQPQEYIMELTFTQAAKGVNKEIVVNIQDSCVRCDGKGHEPGTKAQRCHYCNGTGMETINTGPFVMRSTCRRCGGRGSIITTPCVVCRGTGQTKQKKTVMVPVPAGVEDGQTVRMPVGKKEIFITFRVQKSSVFRRNGADIHSDLLISIAQAVLGGTARCQGLYETINITIPPGIQPDQRIRMSGKGIPKVNSYGYGDHYIHIKIKVPQRLTDRQRALMMSYAEDEADVDGTVNGVTNTASGKRSTGN from the exons ATGCGCGGCCCGTCCCCGCCGCAGGGTGCGCAGGCGCAGCGCCGCGCGCGGGCCAAGATGGCGGCCGGGTGCGCGTCGCGCTGGGtcggggcggccgcggggcgcggggcggggaacgcgcggccgccgctgctgctgctgctccgcgggctccgcgccccgcccgcccgcggcccGCGCCGCCTCCTGCTGCTCCGCGCCGGGCTCTGCGCCGCTG GGACGAAAcgcgccgccgctgccgccgccgccgccttccACAGCAGCGCGGCCCGCGCCAAGGAGGACTATTACCAGGTGCTGGGGGTGCCCCGCACCGCCACGCAGAAGGAGATCAAGAAGGCCTATTACCAG ttgGCAAAGAAATACCACCCTGACACAAACAAGGATGATCCCAAAGCGAAGGAGAAGTTCTCTCAGCTGGCAGAAGCCTACGAG GTGCTGAGTGACGAGGTGAAGAGGAAGCAGTACGATGCCTACGGCACGGCGAGCTTCGAGGCCggcgcggccggggccggggctggcaCGGGCCGGCAGTACTGGAGCAGCGGCCCCTCCATTGACCCCGAGGAGCTCTTCAGGAAGATCTTTGGGGAGTTCTCAGGATCCCCTTTTGGCGATTTTCAGACTGTCTTTGACCAGCCACAGGAG TATATCATGGAACTGACGTTCACCCAAGCTGCAAAAGGTGTTAACAAGGAGATTGTGGTGAACATCCAGGACTCCTGTGTGCGCTGTGATGGCAAAGGACACGAACCTGGCACCAAAGCTCAGCGCTGTCACTACTGCAATGGCACGGGCATG GAGACGATCAACACGGGCCCGTTCGTGATGCGCTCCACGTGCCGGCGCTGCGGCGGCCGCGGCTCCATCATCACCACGCCCTGCGTCGTGTGCCGGGGCACGGGGCAGACCAAGCAGAAGAAGACAGTGATGGTTCCTGTGCCAGCTG GTGTTGAGGACGGGCAGACAGTTCGGATGCCTGtggggaagaaagaaattttcatTACATTCAGG GTTCAGAAGAGCTCTGTGTTCCGACGAAATGGAGCCGACATCCACTCGGATCTGCTGATCTCAATagctcaggctgtgctgggaggcaCAGCCCGCTGTCAAGGCTTGTATGAGACAATCAACATCACG ATACCCCCTGGTATTCAGCCAGACCAGAGAATTCGAATGAGTGGGAAAGGCATTCCCAAGGTGAACAGCTATGGCTATGGAGACCACTACATCCACATAAAGATAAAAGTTCCTCA GAGGCTGACGGATCGCCAGCGAGCCTTAATGATGAGCTACGCCGAGGACGAGGCCGACGTGGACGGCACCGTGAACGGGGTCACCAACACAGCGTCAG GAAAACGTTCTACTGGGAACtag
- the NMRAL1 gene encoding nmrA-like family domain-containing protein 1 isoform X1 yields MAGKELMVVFGATGAQGGSVARALLDDGTFKVRAVTRSPRKKPAEELRRSGAEVVKADQDDEASLERALAGAYGAFIVTNFWEHCSKEKEIEQGQRLADVSKRQGLRHVVFSGLENVHQLTGGRLEVLHFDGKGVVEEYFQKIGVPTTIIRLPFYFENFLSIFKPQKALQGDTFVLELPMGDTPMDGMAVEDLGPVVLGLLKSPREYIGQVIGLSTGKLTEAEYAAILSQQTGRTVTASKISPEEYEKQDFPGAKETAAMFRFYALKPDRSVALTMKLNPRARTFQQWVGDNKNAF; encoded by the exons ATGGCCGGGAAGGAGCTGATGGTGGTGTTCGGGGCCACCG GGGCCCAGGGCGGCAGCGTGGCCCGGGCGCTGCTGGACGATGGCACCTTCAAGGTACGAGCGGTGACGCGGAGCCCCAGGAAGAAGCCGGCGGAGGAGCTGAGGCGCAGCGGAGCCGAGGTGGTGAAGGCGGATCAGGACGATGAGGCATCGCTGGAAAGGGCCTTGGCGGGTGCCTACGGAGCCTTTATTGTCACCAACTTCTGGGAACACTGCAGCAAGGAGAAGGAAATCGAGCAG GGACAGCGTCTCGCTGACGTGTCCAAGCGCCAGGGTCTGCGCCACGTTGTGTTCAGCGGCCTGGAGAACGTGCACCAGCTGACGGGGGGCCGGCTGGAGGTGCTGCACTTTGATGGCAAAGGCGTGGTGGAGGAGTACTTCCAGAAAATTGGGGTTCCCACCACCATCATCCGGCTGCCGTTCTACTTTGAGAACTTCCTCTCCATCTTCAAGCCACAGAAGGCCCTGCAGGGAGACACCTTTGTCCTGG AGCTACCCATGGGGGACACCCCCATGGATGGGATGGCTGTGGAGGACCTTGGGCCCGTTGTACTTGGCCTGCTGAAGTCCCCAAGGGAGTACATCGGCCAGGTGATAGGACTCAGCACGGGCAAGCTCACCGAGGCAGAGTACGCAGCCATCCTCTCCCAGCAGACGGGCAGGACTGTGACAGCCAGCAAG ATCTCCCCTGAGGAGTACGAGAAGCAGGACTTCCCTGGGGCCAAGGAGACGGCTGCCATGTTCCGTTTCTACGCCCTAAAGCCAGACCGCAGCGTGGCCCTGACCATGAAGCTCAACCCCAGGGCCCGCACCTTCCAGCAGTGGGTGGGGGACAACAAGAATGCCTTCTGA
- the NMRAL1 gene encoding nmrA-like family domain-containing protein 1 isoform X2: MAGKELMVVFGATGAQGGSVARALLDDGTFKVRAVTRSPRKKPAEELRRSGAEVVKADQDDEASLERALAGAYGAFIVTNFWEHCSKEKEIEQGQRLADVSKRQGLRHVVFSGLENVHQLTGGRLEVLHFDGKGVVEEYFQKIGVPTTIIRLPFYFENFLSIFKPQKALQGDTFVLDRAENSAVPPQSWAALQLGSISPHRATHGGHPHGWDGCGGPWARCTWPAEVPKGVHRPGDRTQHGQAHRGRVRSHPLPADGQDCDSQQDLP, translated from the exons ATGGCCGGGAAGGAGCTGATGGTGGTGTTCGGGGCCACCG GGGCCCAGGGCGGCAGCGTGGCCCGGGCGCTGCTGGACGATGGCACCTTCAAGGTACGAGCGGTGACGCGGAGCCCCAGGAAGAAGCCGGCGGAGGAGCTGAGGCGCAGCGGAGCCGAGGTGGTGAAGGCGGATCAGGACGATGAGGCATCGCTGGAAAGGGCCTTGGCGGGTGCCTACGGAGCCTTTATTGTCACCAACTTCTGGGAACACTGCAGCAAGGAGAAGGAAATCGAGCAG GGACAGCGTCTCGCTGACGTGTCCAAGCGCCAGGGTCTGCGCCACGTTGTGTTCAGCGGCCTGGAGAACGTGCACCAGCTGACGGGGGGCCGGCTGGAGGTGCTGCACTTTGATGGCAAAGGCGTGGTGGAGGAGTACTTCCAGAAAATTGGGGTTCCCACCACCATCATCCGGCTGCCGTTCTACTTTGAGAACTTCCTCTCCATCTTCAAGCCACAGAAGGCCCTGCAGGGAGACACCTTTGTCCTGG ACAGAGCTGAAAACTCCGCTGTACCTcctcagagctgggctgcacTGCAGCTGGGATCAATCTCTCCACACAGAGCTACCCATGGGGGACACCCCCATGGATGGGATGGCTGTGGAGGACCTTGGGCCCGTTGTACTTGGCCTGCTGAAGTCCCCAAGGGAGTACATCGGCCAGGTGATAGGACTCAGCACGGGCAAGCTCACCGAGGCAGAGTACGCAGCCATCCTCTCCCAGCAGACGGGCAGGACTGTGACAGCCAGCAAG ATCTCCCCTGA
- the NMRAL1 gene encoding nmrA-like family domain-containing protein 1 isoform X3: MAGKELMVVFGATGAQGGSVARALLDDGTFKVRAVTRSPRKKPAEELRRSGAEVVKADQDDEASLERALAGAYGAFIVTNFWEHCSKEKEIEQGQRLADVSKRQGLRHVVFSGLENVHQLTGGRLEVLHFDGKGVVEEYFQKIGVPTTIIRLPFYFENFLSIFKPQKALQGDTFVLDLP, from the exons ATGGCCGGGAAGGAGCTGATGGTGGTGTTCGGGGCCACCG GGGCCCAGGGCGGCAGCGTGGCCCGGGCGCTGCTGGACGATGGCACCTTCAAGGTACGAGCGGTGACGCGGAGCCCCAGGAAGAAGCCGGCGGAGGAGCTGAGGCGCAGCGGAGCCGAGGTGGTGAAGGCGGATCAGGACGATGAGGCATCGCTGGAAAGGGCCTTGGCGGGTGCCTACGGAGCCTTTATTGTCACCAACTTCTGGGAACACTGCAGCAAGGAGAAGGAAATCGAGCAG GGACAGCGTCTCGCTGACGTGTCCAAGCGCCAGGGTCTGCGCCACGTTGTGTTCAGCGGCCTGGAGAACGTGCACCAGCTGACGGGGGGCCGGCTGGAGGTGCTGCACTTTGATGGCAAAGGCGTGGTGGAGGAGTACTTCCAGAAAATTGGGGTTCCCACCACCATCATCCGGCTGCCGTTCTACTTTGAGAACTTCCTCTCCATCTTCAAGCCACAGAAGGCCCTGCAGGGAGACACCTTTGTCCTGG ATCTCCCCTGA